Proteins from one Acanthopagrus latus isolate v.2019 chromosome 18, fAcaLat1.1, whole genome shotgun sequence genomic window:
- the gsr gene encoding glutathione reductase, mitochondrial isoform X1, which translates to MAILTQLSRTSRSACWFRHRKHIFSSFRRHALIRRSMASDPAATDTTRFDFLVIGGGSGGLAGARRASELGATTAVIESHKLGGTCVNVGCVPKKVMWNAAVHAEYLHDHSDYGFDVGNVRFSWETLKAKRDAYIGHLNRIYRNNLDKAKIQTIQGHARFTSDPEPTVEVNGKKYTAPHILIATGGQPSVLCDDEVPGASLGITSDGFFELETLPKRSVIVGAGYIAVEMAGILSTLGSKTSLVIRQTTVLRNFDSLISTNCTKELQNSGVDLWKNSQVKSVRKTDKGLEVTIATKDPEKKNEEEKIRTIQEVDCLLWAIGRQPNSAGLNIGEMTVDTDERGHIIVDEFQNTSRAGIYAVGDVCGKALLTPVAIAAGRKLAHRLFEGKKDSKLDYSTIPTVVFSHPPIGTVGLTEEEAIRARGKENVKIYKTSFTPMYHAITSRKSQCIMKLVCVGKEEKVVGLHMQGLGCDEMLQGFTVAIKMGATKADFDKTIAIHPTSSEEFVTMR; encoded by the exons ATGGCAATATTAACCCAGCTGAGCAGGACGAGCAGATCGGCCTGCTGGTTCcgacacagaaaacacattttctcgtCCTTTCGCAGACACGCACTCATCCGCCGAAGCATGGCCTCAGACCCGGCGGCGACGGACACAACCCGGTTCGACTTTCTGGTGATCGGCGGCGGGTCTGGAGGTCTGGCCGGCGCTCGGAGGGCGTCCGAGCTGGGAGCAACCACCGCCGTGATCGAGAGTCACAAACTCGGAGGTACCTGC GTCAATGTTGGCTGTGTCCCTAAGAAG GTTATGTGGAATGCTGCAGTTCACGCCGAGTATCTCCATGATCACAGTGATTATGGCTTCGACGTTGGAAATGTTCGTTTTAGTTGGGA AACACTCAAGGCCAAAAGGGACGCTTACATTGGTCACCTAAATCGAATTTATCGCAACAATCTTGATAAA GCTAAAATCCAAACTATTCAAGGTCATGCCAGGTTTACCAGCGACCCTGAACCTACTGTCGAGGTCAATGGAAAGAAGTATACAGCTCCTCACATCCTCATCGCCACTGGAGGGCAGCCTTCTGTTCTGTGTGATGATGAAGTTCCAG gGGCGAGTCTGGGCATTACCAGTGATGGCTTTTTTGAACTTGAAACTCTGCCAAA GCGCAGTGTGATTGTGGGTGCAGGTTATATTGCAGTGGAGATGGCAGGCATCCTTTCCACCCTGGGGTCTAAAACATCCCTCGTCATTCGACAGACAACT GTTTTGAGGAACTTTGACAGCTTGATAAGCACAAACTGCACCAAAGAACTGCAAAACTCCGGTGTGGATCTGTGGAAGAACTCTCAGGTGAAGTCTGTGCGTAAAACGGACAAAGGACTGGAGGTGACGATCGCCACCAAAGACCCGGAGAAGAAGAACGAAGAGGAGAAGATCAGAACCATCCAGGAGGTGGACTGCCTTCTGTGGGCCATCGGCAGGCAGCCTAACAGCGCTGGACTGAACATCGGCGAGATG aCTGTGGACACAGATGAAAGAGGACATATCATTGTGGATGAGTTTCAGAACACCAGCCGAGCAGGGATCTACGCTGTCGGGGACGTTTGTGGCAAAGCTCTTCTCACACCTG TTGCCATCGCTGCAGGCAGGAAGCTGGCACACAGACTGTTTGAGGGCAAGAAGGACTCCAAGTTGGACTACTCCACCATCCCCACAGTGGTGTTCAGCCACCCACCCATCGGGACGGTCGGCCTCACAGAAG AGGAGGCCATCAGAGCCCGAGGAAAGGAGAACGTGAAGATCTACAAGACTTCATTCACTCCGATGTATCATGCCATCACGAGCAGGAAGAGTCAGTGCATCATGAAGCTGGTGTGTGTGGGCAAAGAGGAGAAG GTGGTGGGCCTCCACATGCAGGGCCTGGGCTGTGATGAGATGCTGCAGGGTTTCACAGTGGCCATCAAAATGGGCGCAACCAAAGCAGACTTTGACAAGACTATCGCCATTCACCCCACCTCATCTGAGGAGTTTGTCACCATGCGTTAA
- the gsr gene encoding glutathione reductase, mitochondrial isoform X2, translating to MLFIRICRLLPNVSMSQALPRHALIRRSMASDPAATDTTRFDFLVIGGGSGGLAGARRASELGATTAVIESHKLGGTCVNVGCVPKKVMWNAAVHAEYLHDHSDYGFDVGNVRFSWETLKAKRDAYIGHLNRIYRNNLDKAKIQTIQGHARFTSDPEPTVEVNGKKYTAPHILIATGGQPSVLCDDEVPGASLGITSDGFFELETLPKRSVIVGAGYIAVEMAGILSTLGSKTSLVIRQTTVLRNFDSLISTNCTKELQNSGVDLWKNSQVKSVRKTDKGLEVTIATKDPEKKNEEEKIRTIQEVDCLLWAIGRQPNSAGLNIGEMTVDTDERGHIIVDEFQNTSRAGIYAVGDVCGKALLTPVAIAAGRKLAHRLFEGKKDSKLDYSTIPTVVFSHPPIGTVGLTEEEAIRARGKENVKIYKTSFTPMYHAITSRKSQCIMKLVCVGKEEKVVGLHMQGLGCDEMLQGFTVAIKMGATKADFDKTIAIHPTSSEEFVTMR from the exons ATGCTGTTTATACGAATCTGCAGACTGCTTCCTAATGTGTCCATGTCACAGGCACTACCAAG ACACGCACTCATCCGCCGAAGCATGGCCTCAGACCCGGCGGCGACGGACACAACCCGGTTCGACTTTCTGGTGATCGGCGGCGGGTCTGGAGGTCTGGCCGGCGCTCGGAGGGCGTCCGAGCTGGGAGCAACCACCGCCGTGATCGAGAGTCACAAACTCGGAGGTACCTGC GTCAATGTTGGCTGTGTCCCTAAGAAG GTTATGTGGAATGCTGCAGTTCACGCCGAGTATCTCCATGATCACAGTGATTATGGCTTCGACGTTGGAAATGTTCGTTTTAGTTGGGA AACACTCAAGGCCAAAAGGGACGCTTACATTGGTCACCTAAATCGAATTTATCGCAACAATCTTGATAAA GCTAAAATCCAAACTATTCAAGGTCATGCCAGGTTTACCAGCGACCCTGAACCTACTGTCGAGGTCAATGGAAAGAAGTATACAGCTCCTCACATCCTCATCGCCACTGGAGGGCAGCCTTCTGTTCTGTGTGATGATGAAGTTCCAG gGGCGAGTCTGGGCATTACCAGTGATGGCTTTTTTGAACTTGAAACTCTGCCAAA GCGCAGTGTGATTGTGGGTGCAGGTTATATTGCAGTGGAGATGGCAGGCATCCTTTCCACCCTGGGGTCTAAAACATCCCTCGTCATTCGACAGACAACT GTTTTGAGGAACTTTGACAGCTTGATAAGCACAAACTGCACCAAAGAACTGCAAAACTCCGGTGTGGATCTGTGGAAGAACTCTCAGGTGAAGTCTGTGCGTAAAACGGACAAAGGACTGGAGGTGACGATCGCCACCAAAGACCCGGAGAAGAAGAACGAAGAGGAGAAGATCAGAACCATCCAGGAGGTGGACTGCCTTCTGTGGGCCATCGGCAGGCAGCCTAACAGCGCTGGACTGAACATCGGCGAGATG aCTGTGGACACAGATGAAAGAGGACATATCATTGTGGATGAGTTTCAGAACACCAGCCGAGCAGGGATCTACGCTGTCGGGGACGTTTGTGGCAAAGCTCTTCTCACACCTG TTGCCATCGCTGCAGGCAGGAAGCTGGCACACAGACTGTTTGAGGGCAAGAAGGACTCCAAGTTGGACTACTCCACCATCCCCACAGTGGTGTTCAGCCACCCACCCATCGGGACGGTCGGCCTCACAGAAG AGGAGGCCATCAGAGCCCGAGGAAAGGAGAACGTGAAGATCTACAAGACTTCATTCACTCCGATGTATCATGCCATCACGAGCAGGAAGAGTCAGTGCATCATGAAGCTGGTGTGTGTGGGCAAAGAGGAGAAG GTGGTGGGCCTCCACATGCAGGGCCTGGGCTGTGATGAGATGCTGCAGGGTTTCACAGTGGCCATCAAAATGGGCGCAACCAAAGCAGACTTTGACAAGACTATCGCCATTCACCCCACCTCATCTGAGGAGTTTGTCACCATGCGTTAA
- the LOC119007126 gene encoding zinc finger protein 518A encodes MTSGPLNMKPVSYPSMPSSVNGGHPALDPVLSKSNVMYCEKCGFASADAAVFKRHVIEHMGTRFYCFYCNNVSFSEAELNAHLKQHTAKYPFKCPHCGQGYMRRLCLVKHIERLHSKGNTYGPAKAGTTKNLQVPVSSALSSVPTADPSPLRPLVRVTVPTPSASAFRLSTDDQRGKTLDTNASNGNAEHLSPVNGLIQNNRALTVSLPEEVTIPAGCLVELVEVKTVNGTKELKLRLVSQQENESVIKDTRTTVSQNAALAKQSSSTLNHSSTVKSMNLGMCTVNRKQYETKTVNVERPAVVPVNMSKNLPPPQISIDKGGLKRPSQEIINLEYTEIPNKVSKSVLNLVREGNSGIKVIQREPVNHNAAPPAVTSTRVPNRLTSALHPENMGALVSQRVVDERKNLIPDHSKSIPPRRASDIKSVPRDLSSAVKLEPGDIRLKNSAVSKPLGLNHQGSKSASPSLSVSSAAVAQVRPPAISLCKDNVAHPSFPVPRTLSEPSSFKQPGVSNRTNSKISGWNQEVRSNERAGERDMPEPESFPVISSVFSLSQQPEGVQGSLPPLLMALRGIVMDKSNSSGSTTRNQGTEQVKGASTSGYCSQAATKGRSLIRNLLSTEQASEPVRVEEQRHKGTQHPAAQAHNHVKVEKNHTVPTENPKCSHTSKPLTDEEMVSKPAAHVDASATAEPPQQTAENKDDISSKFLTVCLKRVQMGVWKKNKKGLKLRISKHKNQIPVGRLNDCTVIYPMPLKVDQLVKRPGPYQPVVVLNHPRPRAATQGASADSLVDTGASEVVPKCQILKMRLGKVVGQKYEVTGCTVGAFP; translated from the coding sequence ATGACCAGTGGACCGCTCAACATGAAGCCTGTCAGCTATCCAAGCATGCCGTCGTCTGTGAACGGTGGGCATCCCGCCTTGGATCCTGTCTTGAGCAAATCAAATGTGATGTATTGTGAGAAATGCGGATTCGCCTCTGCAGACGCCGCTGTGTTCAAGAGGCATGTGATCGAGCATATGGGGACAagattttactgtttttactgcaACAACGTCTCATTCAGTGAGGCAGAGTTAAATGCTCACCTGAAGCAACACACGGCCAAGTATCCATTCAAGTGTCCTCACTGTGGACAGGGATACATGAGGAGGCTGTGCCTTGTGAAGCACATTGAGCGTTTGCATAGTAAAGGAAATACTTATGGACCTGCAAAGGCTGGCACGACAAAAAATCTGCAAGTACCTGTCTCCAGTGCCTTATCAAGCGTGCCCACTGCTGATCCATCACCACTCCGACCACTTGTTCGGGTGACGGTACCCACCCCAAGTGCATCTGCATTCAGACTGAGTACGGACGATCAGAGGGGGAAAACACTGGACACCAATGCATCAAATGGCAACGCGGAACATTTGTCCCCTGTGAACGGACTCATTCAGAACAACAGGGCATTAACGGTCTCTCTTCCAGAGGAAGTTACGATCCCTGCTGGCTGTTTGGTTGAACTTGTTGAGGTGAAAACTGTCAACGGGACCAAGGAGCTAAAGCTGAGGCTCGTCTCTCAGCAAGAAAACGAGTCTGTGATAAAAGACACAAGAACCACGGTCTCTCAAAACGCTGCACTGGCAAAGCAATCATCATCCACGTTGAATCATTCAAGCACAGTGAAATCTATGAATTTGGGGATGTGCACAGTTAACAGGAAACAGTATGAAACCAAGACTGTGAATGTGGAGCGTCCTGCTGTTGTGCCGGTCAATATGTCCAAaaacctccctcctcctcaaaTCAGCATAGACAAGGGTGGATTGAAAAGGCCGTCACAAGAAATAATCAACTTGGAATACACAGAAATACCCAACAAAGTATCCAAAAGCGTCCTGAATCTTGTAAGAGAAGGAAATAGTGGGATCAAAGTTATACAGAGGGAACCTGTGAACCATAACGCTGCTCCGCCCGCTGTTACCTCCACCAGGGTTCCCAACCGGTTGACGAGTGCCCTCCATCCAGAAAACATGGGAGCACTTGTTTCTCAGAGAGTGGTGGATGAGAGGAAGAATTTAATTCCAGATCATTCCAAGAGTATCCCACCAAGGAGAGCAAGCGACATAAAAAGTGTTCCTCGGGATTTGTCGTCGGCTGTGAAGCTGGAACCCGGAGACATCCGCCTCAAGAACAGCGCTGTTTCAAAGCCACTGGGTCTGAACCATCAGGGTTCAAAATCTGCCTCTCCTTCCTTGAGTGTCTCCTCAGCTGCAGTTGCACAGGTGAGACCTCCTGCGATTTCACTCTGTAAGGACAATGTTGCTCATCCATCTTTTCCAGTACCCCGGACTCTAAGTGAGCCCTCATCATTCAAACAACCTGGGGTTTCTAATCGCACAAATTCAAAGATCTCGGGCTGGAACCAGGAGGTGAGATCCAAcgagagagctggagagagagacatgccAGAACCTGAGAGTTTTCCAGTCATCTCCTCGGTTTTTTCATTAAGCCAACAACCAGAGGGGGTGCAAGGCTCCCTCCCACCACTGCTAATGGCTCTGCGTGGTATAGTAATGGATAAAAGCAACAGTTCTGGTAGCACAACTCGAAATCAAGGCACTGAGCAGGTGAAGGGTGCGTCAACATCGGGGTACTGTTCTCAGGCGGCCACAAAAGGTAGATCCCTCATCCGCAACCTTTTGTCGACAGAGCAGGCTAGTGAGCCTGTCAGAGTAGAGGAGCAGCGACACAAAGGCACTCAGCACCCTGCTGCACAGGCCCACAATCATgtcaaagtggaaaaaaatcacacagtgCCAACAGAAAATCCCAAATGCAGCCACACTTCAAAACCGTTAACAGATGAGGAAATGGTCTCTAAACCTGCCGCACACGTGGATGCATCTGCGACTGCAGAGCCTCCACAGCAAACGGCAGAAAATAAGGACGACATCTCCTCAAAGTTCCTGACCGTCTGTCTGAAAAGGGTACAAATGGgcgtgtggaaaaaaaacaagaagggaCTGAAACTTAGAATATCCAAGCATAAGAATCAGATACCTGTGGGCAGACTTAATGATTGCACAGTTATTTACCCAATGCCGCTGAAGGTGGACCAACTTGTGAAACGACCGGGCCCGTACCAGCCTGTGGTGGTGCTCAATCACCCGAGGCCCCGGGCCGCCACGCAGGGAGCGAGTGCAGACTCGTTAGTGGACACGGGAGCTTCAGAGGTGGTTCCTAAGTGCCAAATCTTAAAAATGAGGCTGGGCAAAGTGGTGGGGCAGAAGTATGAAGTGACGGGTTGCACTGTTGGAGCATTTCCATGA
- the slc30a9 gene encoding zinc transporter 9, with protein MFPSLAHRPWHVLCRVSLQRRAPLSQRTPRFPKQCHGWQSGGIHSLWFSLPDCRVASLGLGKVHYYSTSGSSKDGPPQSASGDAPSAEKVLSAAIKATPSPSEPTPQGLTKAETIQVKVRAVLKKREYGAKYTQNNFITAVRAMNEFCLKPSDLEQLRKIRRRSPHDDTEAFTVFLRSDVEAKAIDVWGSHEALARERNLRKEVERELQENIFRNQQLLKEYKDFWGNTKPRSGKRATFLQGPGKVVMVAICINGLNFFFKLLAWVYTGSASMFSEAIHSLADTCNQALLALGISQSVRNPDAGHPYGFSNMRYIASLISGVGIFMMGAGLSWYHGIMGLLHPEPIESLLWAYCILAGSLVSEGATLLVAVNEIKKSARQNGVSFYEYVMQSRDPSTNVVLLEDAAAVLGVIMAAGCMGLTSLTGNPTYDSLGSLGVGTLLAAVSSFLIYTNTEALLGGSIQAERVQKLTEFLENDPAVRAIHDVKATDLGLSKVRFKAEVDFDGRVVTRSYLEKQDIDQILTDIQQVKTPEELENFMLKHGENIIDTLGAEVDRLEKELKQRNPEVRHVDLEIL; from the exons ATGTTCCCCAGCCTGGCCCACAGACCATGGCACGTCCTCTGCAGGGTCTCCTTGCAGCGCAGGGCGCCTCTGTCCCAGCGGACCCCGAGGTTCCCCAAGCAGTGTCATG GTTGGCAGAGTGGAGGCATCCATAGCCTGTGGTTCAGCCTCCCAGACTGCCGTGTTGCCTCTCTAGGGCTGGGCAAGGTGCACTACTACTCTACCTCTGGCAGCAGTAAAGACGGTCCTCCACAGTCAGCCTCAGGTGATGCTCCGTCAGCAGAGAAGGTCCTGTCTGCTGCGATCAAAGCCACCCCATCTCCATCAG AGCCGACACCTCAGGGGCTGACTAAAGCTGAAACTATTCAAGTGAAAG TTCGAGCAGTCCTGAAGAAAAGGGAATATGGAGCGAAGTACACTCAAAACAACTTCATCACCGCGGTCAGAGCCATGAATGAGTTCTGCCTCAAACCAAG TGATCTGGAACAGCTTCGAAAGATCCGAAGGCGAAGCCCCCACGACGACACGGAGGCTTTCACTGTCTTTTTGCGGTCAGACGTGGAGGCAAA AGCAATAGACGTGTGGGGAAGCCATGAAGCTCTGGCCCGAGAGAGAAATCTAAGGAAAGAGGTCGAGCGGGAATTACAAGAGA ATATTTTCCGCAATCAGCAGCTGTTGAAGGAGTACAAAGACTTCTGGGGAAACACTAAG CCTCGATCAGGCAAGAGGGCGACATTTCTACAAGGGCCGGGGAAGGTGGTCATGGTTGCTATTTGCAT CAATGGgctgaatttcttcttcaagcTCCTGGCCTGGGTCTACACTGGATCAGCTAGCATGTTCTCCGAGGCGATCCACTCCCTGGCCGACACCTGCAACCAGGCTCTGCTCGCCCTGGGGATCAGCCAGTCTGTCCGCAACCCTGACGCAGGCCATCC gtaCGGCTTCTCCAACATGCGCTACATCGCCTCCCTCATTAGTGGTGTGGGCATTTTTATGATGGGCGCAGGCCTCTCCTGGTACCATGGCATCATGGGACTGCTGCACCCAGAACCCATCGAATCGTTGTTATGG GCTTACTGTATTTTGGCGGGCTCTCTGGTGTCTGAAGGAG CAACGTTACTAGTGGCCGTCAATGAGATAAAGAAGAGCGCCCGCCAGAACGGAGTTTCGTTTTATGAATACG TAATGCAGAGTCGGGACCCCAGTACGAACGTCGTGCTGCTGGAGgacgctgctgctgtgttggGAGTCATCATGGCTGCTGGCTGCATGGGGCTCACCTCACTCACAG GTAATCCCACCTATGACAGCTTGGGTTCTCTTGGCGTGGGCACGTTGCTGGCCGCCGTCTCATCCTTCCTCATCTACACCAACACAGAGGCCCTGCTGGGAGGCTCCATACAGGCCGAACGAGTACAGAAGCTGACAGAGTTCCTCGAGAACGACCCCGCTGTGAG GGCCATCCACGACGTGAAGGCCACTGACCTGGGACTGAGTAAAGTGCGCTTCAAGGCTGAGGTCGACTTTGACGGCCGAGTGGTGACGCGGTCTTATctggaaaaacaagacattgaCCAAATCCTCACC
- the gsr gene encoding glutathione reductase, mitochondrial isoform X3: protein MWNAAVHAEYLHDHSDYGFDVGNVRFSWETLKAKRDAYIGHLNRIYRNNLDKAKIQTIQGHARFTSDPEPTVEVNGKKYTAPHILIATGGQPSVLCDDEVPGASLGITSDGFFELETLPKRSVIVGAGYIAVEMAGILSTLGSKTSLVIRQTTVLRNFDSLISTNCTKELQNSGVDLWKNSQVKSVRKTDKGLEVTIATKDPEKKNEEEKIRTIQEVDCLLWAIGRQPNSAGLNIGEMTVDTDERGHIIVDEFQNTSRAGIYAVGDVCGKALLTPVAIAAGRKLAHRLFEGKKDSKLDYSTIPTVVFSHPPIGTVGLTEEEAIRARGKENVKIYKTSFTPMYHAITSRKSQCIMKLVCVGKEEKVVGLHMQGLGCDEMLQGFTVAIKMGATKADFDKTIAIHPTSSEEFVTMR, encoded by the exons ATGTGGAATGCTGCAGTTCACGCCGAGTATCTCCATGATCACAGTGATTATGGCTTCGACGTTGGAAATGTTCGTTTTAGTTGGGA AACACTCAAGGCCAAAAGGGACGCTTACATTGGTCACCTAAATCGAATTTATCGCAACAATCTTGATAAA GCTAAAATCCAAACTATTCAAGGTCATGCCAGGTTTACCAGCGACCCTGAACCTACTGTCGAGGTCAATGGAAAGAAGTATACAGCTCCTCACATCCTCATCGCCACTGGAGGGCAGCCTTCTGTTCTGTGTGATGATGAAGTTCCAG gGGCGAGTCTGGGCATTACCAGTGATGGCTTTTTTGAACTTGAAACTCTGCCAAA GCGCAGTGTGATTGTGGGTGCAGGTTATATTGCAGTGGAGATGGCAGGCATCCTTTCCACCCTGGGGTCTAAAACATCCCTCGTCATTCGACAGACAACT GTTTTGAGGAACTTTGACAGCTTGATAAGCACAAACTGCACCAAAGAACTGCAAAACTCCGGTGTGGATCTGTGGAAGAACTCTCAGGTGAAGTCTGTGCGTAAAACGGACAAAGGACTGGAGGTGACGATCGCCACCAAAGACCCGGAGAAGAAGAACGAAGAGGAGAAGATCAGAACCATCCAGGAGGTGGACTGCCTTCTGTGGGCCATCGGCAGGCAGCCTAACAGCGCTGGACTGAACATCGGCGAGATG aCTGTGGACACAGATGAAAGAGGACATATCATTGTGGATGAGTTTCAGAACACCAGCCGAGCAGGGATCTACGCTGTCGGGGACGTTTGTGGCAAAGCTCTTCTCACACCTG TTGCCATCGCTGCAGGCAGGAAGCTGGCACACAGACTGTTTGAGGGCAAGAAGGACTCCAAGTTGGACTACTCCACCATCCCCACAGTGGTGTTCAGCCACCCACCCATCGGGACGGTCGGCCTCACAGAAG AGGAGGCCATCAGAGCCCGAGGAAAGGAGAACGTGAAGATCTACAAGACTTCATTCACTCCGATGTATCATGCCATCACGAGCAGGAAGAGTCAGTGCATCATGAAGCTGGTGTGTGTGGGCAAAGAGGAGAAG GTGGTGGGCCTCCACATGCAGGGCCTGGGCTGTGATGAGATGCTGCAGGGTTTCACAGTGGCCATCAAAATGGGCGCAACCAAAGCAGACTTTGACAAGACTATCGCCATTCACCCCACCTCATCTGAGGAGTTTGTCACCATGCGTTAA